The following DNA comes from Candidatus Thiodictyon syntrophicum.
TGTATGGTCGCGGTTGACCACATGTGGGCGCGGCGCAACTGGCTCCGAATCGAATTTATTTGACTGGGCAGGGGAAAGCGTCTATTTTTGCCGATTCACTCGAGCGTCAGTCACCAACGAAATGCCGACGCTGAAACGGCACACCAGAGGGATTAGTATGGACCCGATGCAGTATATCGAACCGGCCGTGGTCCCCGGCGGGTGGGTCGCGGGCTGGCATCGCCGCTGGCTCGACCTGCGCAATCGGCTCCTGGCGTCCTCGCGCTTCCAGCGCTGGGTGGCCGGGTTCCCGCTGACCCGGCCGCTCGCCCGGCGCCGGGCGCGACACCTGTTCGACCTGTGCGCGGGCTTCGTCTACTCGCAGATCCTCTTTGCCTGTATCGAGTTGGACCTCTTCGACCTGCTTGCCGAAGGTCCCTTGAGCGTGTGCGATCTGGCCGGGCGTCTGGGTCTCCCGGAGCCCGCGACCCGGCGCCTGCTCAAATCGGCCGAGTCCCTGGAACTGGTTGAGCGCACTGCCGCGGATCACTATGCCCTGGGTGAGCTTGGGGCGGCCCTGCGCGGCAATCCGGGGATCGTGGAGATGGTGCGTCACCACGCCATGCTCTACCGCGATTTGGCGGACCCCGTGGGTCTGCTGCGTGACCGGCGCTCGACCCATCTGGGGGCCTACTGGGCCTATGCCGACAGCGCGGCGCCAGAGTGTCTGGAGACCGGGAGCACCCGCGACTACACCGCCCTGATGAGCGACTCTCAGGGGCTGGTCAGCAGTGACATTCTGGACAGTTATTCCATGGAGCGGCACCGTCGGCTGCTGGACCTGGGGGGCGGGAATGGGACCTTTCTGGCGGCGGTCGCGGCCCGCTGGCCGCACTTGGACTTGCGACTCTTCGACCTGCCGGCGGTGGTTGAGCAGGCCAGGGAGCGCCTGGCGCGCGAGGGGTTGGCGGCCCGCACCCAAGCCATCGGCGGCGACCTGTTTCGCGATACCCTGCCGTCAGGCGCCGACCTGATCACCCTGGTGCGGGTGGTCCATGACCACGACGACGGTCCAGTCATGGGGCTCCTGCGCGCCGCGCGCCAGGCGTTGCCGGACGATGGGACCCTGCTCTTGGCCGAGCCGATGGCCGGGACGCCGGGGGCGGAGCCGATTGGCGAGGCCTACTTCGGGTTTTATCTCTGGGCCATGGGCAGCGGACGTCCGCGTACCTGTCAGGAACTCACCGCCATGCTGCACCAGGCCGGCTTCAGCTCGGTGCGCGAGGTCTCCACGCGGCGGCCCCTGTTGATGCGTCTCCTGGTCGCCCGCGCCTGACCAGGACGCGCAGGAAATCCACGACTATGCCTCACCGGCACCCGCTGCTCCATTCCATCGACAGCCCCGCGGACCTGCGCGCCCTCGCCGAGCCCCAGTTACAGCAACTCGCGGGCGAACTGCGCAGTTTCCTGATCGACTGTGTGTCACAGACCGGCGGCCACCTGGCGGCCGGGCTCGGCGTGGTGGAACTGACCATCGCGCTGCACTACTGCTTCGACACCCCGCGCGACCGCCTGGTGTGGGACGTGGGCCACCAGGCCTACCCGCACAAGATCCTCACCGGACGCCGCGCGCAGATGTGCTCGCTACGCCAGGAGGGCGGGCTCTCCGGCTTCCCCAAGCGCAGCGAAAGCCCCTACGACTGCTTCGGCGTCGGCCACTCCAGCACCTCCATCAGCGCCGCCGTCGGCATGGCGCTCGCCGCCCGGCAGCACGGGGAGCGCCGCCAGGTGGTCGCGGTGATCGGTGACGGGGCCCTGAGCGGCGGCATGGCCTTCGAGGCCCTGAACCACGCCGGCGCCCTGGACGTCGACCTGATGGTGATCTTGAACGACAACAAGATGTCCATCTCCCCGCCGGTGGGGGCCATCAGCAACCACCTCTCCCGGCTGCTCTCCGGCAAGCTCTACACCTCGGTGCGCGAGGGCGGCAAGAGCGCGCTCAAGGCCATGCCCCAACTGCGCGAGTTCGTGGGCCGCTGGGAAGAGCACATGAAGGGCATGGTGATGGGCGGCACCCTGTTCGAGGAGTTGGGCTTCAATTACATCGGCCCTATCGACGGTCACGATATCCCGAGCCTGATCCGCACCCTGCGCAACATGCGCGGCATCCCGGGCCCGCGCCTGCTGCACGTGGTGACCCAGAAGGGCCACGGCTATGAGCCGGCCGAGGGTGAGCCGGTCACCTATCACGGCGTGACCCCCTTCGATCGCCATACCGGGCGTCTGCACAAGGGCGCGCCCGGCAGCCCGAGCTACACCCAGATCTTCGGCCAATGGCTGTGCGATACCGCGGAACTCGACCCCCGCCTGGTCGGCATCACCCCCGCCATGTGCGAGGGCTCCGGGCTCACCGCCTTCGCCAAGCGCTACCCGGAGCGCTTCTTCGACGTCGGCATCGCCGAACAGCACGCCGTCACCCTGGCCGCCGGGATGGCCTGCGATGGCCTCAAGCCGGTCGTGGCCATCTATTCGAGCTTCCTGCAACGTGCCTATGACCAGCTCATCCACGATGTCTGCCTGCAGGACCTGGACGTGACCTTCGCCGTCGACCGCGGCGGCCTGGTCGGGGCGGACGGCGCCACCCACGCCGGCAGCTTCGATCTGAGCTTCGCGCGCCCCATCCCCAACCTGCTGATCCTGGCCCCGTCCGACGAGAATGAGTGTCGGGCCATGCTGCGCACCGCCTATGAGTATCCCGGTCCCGCCCTGGTGCGCTATCCCCGCGGCAGCGGCCGCGGCGTGGCCATCGACCCCGCCACCCCGGCGCTGCCCATCGGGCGCGGGCGCCTCCTGCGGGAAGGCCGACACTGCGCCATGCTCGCCTTCGGCAGCCTGGTCGGCCCGGCGCTCGCCGCCGCCGAGGGGCTCGATGCCACGGTGGCGGACATGCGCTTCGTCAAGCCGCTGGACGAGGACCTGATCCTGGACCTGGCCCAGGGACACGACCTGCTGGTGACCTTGGAGGAGAACGCCATCGCCGGCGGGGCCGGCAGCGCCGTCTCCGAACTGCTGTCGGAGCGCGGCGTCCTGGTGCGCTGCATCCACCTGGGGCTGCCGGACCGCAACGTGGAGCACGCCGAACAACCCGCCCAGCTCGCCATGTGCGGACTCGACGCCGCCGGCATCACCGCCCGGGTGTACGCCGAACTGGATCGACTGGGGCTCGCACCAGCCCCGCGCCCCATCGGCGCCGCAACAGCTTGAGGTCCTCCAACGGGGGCCTGACGGCTAGGCAATCAGCCGCCCGAAACCGAGTAGCTGAATGGCGCGAACAGACTCTGCTGCCGTCGCGTTTTTTCCGTTCAACAACAAAAACACCGCGGCTCGGTTAACCGAGCCGCGGTGTCTTCTGCGTAAATGCTGCCACTGATCGAGGACTAATACGGCGCGGCACCATCCATTACCGCAGGGAGAAGTGCGGCATGCTGTCGCGTCGCGTTGTCGACTCAGCTATACTTGGCGACGGAAGCCATGGCAACCACGGCGACGGGTTGGTGCTTCTTCGCGGCGGAATCCTTGAAGCCATAGCCAGGCAGGGAGAGGGCATAGCTGTGAACCAGCCACATCTGGACCATCAGCACGATGAACCACGGAACCATCCAGTTGGCTGGGTTGATCACGGTCCAGACCTTCCAGTCTTCTTCCGGATGCTCGATCTTGACGATCTTTTCATCGGCCAGCAGATACGGAACTTTCATTTGCGTTACCTTAGACGTTAGACTTGGATAGACCAGTCGAATCAGATCAGAACCAGGGTTGATAAGCCCAGGTCACCAGGTGGACAGCGGATGCAATCATCACCCAACTCCACACGCCATGCTTCCAGTGCTCATGAAACTCCTTCGCCTGCTCGTTGGTCAGACCCGAGATGTTGCCAGAATTCATTTTCGAAACCTCATACGTGACATTTGTGAGAAGAGCGAGTTCACCGTTACGGGTGAAGACCGCTCTTCAGTGGCGGGGTACTTGAACCCGCGATCCAGCGCCAGATACCCTGCGGCGCTTTGTTCTTACTGAGCGACGGGAGCCGGGGCGACCATCACGACGGGCTGCTTCGCGGCGTACGCTTCGGCGGCGGCATCCTTCCAGCCATAGCCGGGCAGGGCCAGGGCATAGGTGTGAATCATCCACATTTGGACCATCAGCACGATGAACCACGGAACCATCCAGTTGGCCGGGTTGATCACGGTCCAGATCTTCCAGTCATCTTCCGGATGCTCGATCTTGACGATCTTCTCATCGGCCATCAAATAAGGGACTTTCATTTAAATTACCTTGGTTTGTGAAGTTTGGACGAAGTCTGATCAGAACCAGGGCTGGTAAGCCCAGGTCACCAGGTGGACAGCGGATGCGATCATCACCCAGCTCCACACGCCATGCTTCCAATGCTCGTGAAATTCCTTTGCCTGCTCGTTGGTCAGACCCGAGATATTGCCAGAATTCATCTTCATAACCTCAAAGACGTTGTGAAAAAACCGTCCCCATCAGCCTATGGCGGCAGAGACACCCACCGTCGATCCAGATCGCAACACCCTGGCGCCCCGCATCCTGACTTAATTTGTTCGAGACGGGTTGCGTCTTGGAACAGCCCGGCGATCTAGGCGCTATTGTAACCCGGTAGCCGCCTGTGTCAAGGCCAACTGACATTTATTTGTGTCAGGGTTGGCTTACATTAAGCCTGGCCTAGCGATCCGCGCGCCAGACGCATCGCGTCCACGACCAAGGGGAGGGTGTGGGCGGCTGGAGGCGAGCCGGGACAATCGCAGTAAGATCCGTCGTTACAATGGGTTAGGTATTCCCCGATGGGCGCCGCCGGGGTCAGGTGCCCGTCGTCAACGGACCGACCAGCGCCACGGCCGGGATTGGGTTCTCACGCAGGTGCTCCGCCGCCAGGACACGATTTGCCGCCATCCTGCCGGTCATGGTGGCCGCCTCCATCAGATTGGCCGGCACCTCGAGTCTGACGAAGTCCCCGGCAAGAAACAGGTTGTCGAAGGGCGTAGCGACGCCCGGCCGCCCCGCATGGTCGCCCGGTGCCCAGCGTGGGAAATTTTCCTGCATCATGTAAATGTCGTGAATGACTCCGGCCCCTTGCAATTCCGGGATCAGCTCGTCCAATTCCGCCCGCATCAGCCGCTTGATTTCGGCTTCCGGCAGGAGGTTATGTGCTTCCACGGCATAGGCATGTAACTCGACGACGGCGCCGCGCCGACGCCTCGCCCAGTCCTCGTACGCCGGCTGCAACTGCGAGTAGATGGCGATGGAGTCGACGTAACGGTAGCCGCTGACGGTATAGAAAGGAACGTATTGTGGGCGCAGCTCCCGGTCGAGCCAGATGCGCCAGACGATGTAGGGGTCGGCAACGCCCAAGCGCGCGACGCTGCTGACCAGCGCCTGATCGGAGATCTCGGAATGGGCCAGGATATTCTTCAGTCCAGGTACATCGCAGGCCAGTACGAAATAATCCGCGGCATATTCGGTAGCAGGCTGGAGCGGCGCCGCCGTCAGGTGCACGGTATCGCCCCGCAACTCTGCCGCCACCGCAGGCAGGGGCAGGATGGCCGGACCCGCGGTCGGCAAGCCGTGCCGATCATATTTAGCACCATGGCAAGGACAGGCGAAACCGCCGGTGGCTGGGTCGAGTGCAACTGGACAGCCCATGTGCGTGCAGCGGCTCGACAGCGCTGCGTAGTCGCCGCGGTCGTCCCGCTTGACGAAGTAAAGCTCTCCGGAGCTGGAGCGGGTCGGTTGCCAGTCGGCCCCCACCGCGCTGGCCGGGACCTGGTGAGCTTCACCCGGACTACTCCCCGCCGACCGCAAGACCAGCTTGGTGATGCGCCCATCCGTTTCCACCAGGCGCTCGGCCTCCATGCCGGTCAACACCTTGCCGCCCAACGCAATCAGTATGTCTTTCAGAGGTGTGACTACCGAGGTCATGGCGTCGTCGATGGTTTGGTCGTAGCCCATGCCGTCGGGGTTGCCGAGGTAGAAAAAATGAAAGAAACGGATACCTTCAGCGGTCGAATACTGATGGAACTGATTGAAGGAGGTATGCGCGAAGGGTTCGATGATCGTATCGACCATGGGCCGGTTGATATTCTGGCAAAAGCTCTTGAAGTCGACGCCGTCGAACTCACGAAATGTCCGTTCCGGCTGGTAGCGCATCAATTCATACAGCGCGTCGGAGGGCGGGTAGAAATCCAGCAGGGAGACGGACTTGGCCTGGCCGACGACCGCGAGCAGGTTGAACGGAAACAGCGTCGTGGTATTGGTGAAGCTCTCCATCGGTTTGTCCTTGAAGAGGATCGGGTAATCGCGCACCGGCTTCAGGTGTTTCAGCAGTCCGGCCTCGGCGAGCAGTCCCTTTAGGTTATAATATTGGTTGAAAAAGCCGTGAAAGCCGTGCTCCATGGCCATGGTTTCGCCCTCGACCTGCACCTCCCACCCGGTCAGCCGACCGCCGAGTTGGCTCGCCCGCTCGACCAAGATCACAGCGAATCCGCGCTTCAGTAATTCATACGCGGCGGCGATGCCGGCCAGGCCGCCGCCGACCACCAGGACCCGCTTCGCAACGACGGGGCGCTCCGGCAGCGCATCGTTGTCCGCGGCGGCGAACGGCAGGATCGTTCGCTGCGGCTGAATGGCAGCAAGGCCGGCAGCGCCCACGGCTGTTCCAGCCAATGTCGCGAGTCCGACGTTTCGAAGGAAAATGCGGCGTTTCATGGTTGACAATTTACTCTCTTCAAATGACCTCGATCGTTCGACCTCCCCCAATCCGGGGAAACCGATCCTGTCGTTGTGCCAGCCGCAACCCGGAACCCCGGACCCTGGCCACCGGCCAGTTTAGGCGAAACGGTGATCGCCAGCGTTGACCCCCGTCAAGCGCGAGCAGGCTAACCGTGGGTCGCCGCAGCGGT
Coding sequences within:
- the pufB gene encoding light-harvesting antenna LH1, beta subunit, encoding MNSGNISGLTNEQAKEFHEHWKHGVWSWVMIASAVHLVTWAYQPWF
- the pufA gene encoding light-harvesting antenna LH1, alpha subunit, coding for MKVPYLLADEKIVKIEHPEEDWKVWTVINPANWMVPWFIVLMVQMWLVHSYALSLPGYGFKDSAAKKHQPVAVVAMASVAKYS
- the pufB gene encoding light-harvesting antenna LH1, beta subunit, encoding MNSGNISGLTNEQAKEFHEHWKHGVWSWVMIASAVHLVTWAYQPWF
- the dxs gene encoding 1-deoxy-D-xylulose-5-phosphate synthase, which translates into the protein MPHRHPLLHSIDSPADLRALAEPQLQQLAGELRSFLIDCVSQTGGHLAAGLGVVELTIALHYCFDTPRDRLVWDVGHQAYPHKILTGRRAQMCSLRQEGGLSGFPKRSESPYDCFGVGHSSTSISAAVGMALAARQHGERRQVVAVIGDGALSGGMAFEALNHAGALDVDLMVILNDNKMSISPPVGAISNHLSRLLSGKLYTSVREGGKSALKAMPQLREFVGRWEEHMKGMVMGGTLFEELGFNYIGPIDGHDIPSLIRTLRNMRGIPGPRLLHVVTQKGHGYEPAEGEPVTYHGVTPFDRHTGRLHKGAPGSPSYTQIFGQWLCDTAELDPRLVGITPAMCEGSGLTAFAKRYPERFFDVGIAEQHAVTLAAGMACDGLKPVVAIYSSFLQRAYDQLIHDVCLQDLDVTFAVDRGGLVGADGATHAGSFDLSFARPIPNLLILAPSDENECRAMLRTAYEYPGPALVRYPRGSGRGVAIDPATPALPIGRGRLLREGRHCAMLAFGSLVGPALAAAEGLDATVADMRFVKPLDEDLILDLAQGHDLLVTLEENAIAGGAGSAVSELLSERGVLVRCIHLGLPDRNVEHAEQPAQLAMCGLDAAGITARVYAELDRLGLAPAPRPIGAATA
- the pufA gene encoding light-harvesting antenna LH1, alpha subunit, yielding MKVPYLMADEKIVKIEHPEDDWKIWTVINPANWMVPWFIVLMVQMWMIHTYALALPGYGWKDAAAEAYAAKQPVVMVAPAPVAQ
- a CDS encoding FAD-dependent oxidoreductase; the protein is MKRRIFLRNVGLATLAGTAVGAAGLAAIQPQRTILPFAAADNDALPERPVVAKRVLVVGGGLAGIAAAYELLKRGFAVILVERASQLGGRLTGWEVQVEGETMAMEHGFHGFFNQYYNLKGLLAEAGLLKHLKPVRDYPILFKDKPMESFTNTTTLFPFNLLAVVGQAKSVSLLDFYPPSDALYELMRYQPERTFREFDGVDFKSFCQNINRPMVDTIIEPFAHTSFNQFHQYSTAEGIRFFHFFYLGNPDGMGYDQTIDDAMTSVVTPLKDILIALGGKVLTGMEAERLVETDGRITKLVLRSAGSSPGEAHQVPASAVGADWQPTRSSSGELYFVKRDDRGDYAALSSRCTHMGCPVALDPATGGFACPCHGAKYDRHGLPTAGPAILPLPAVAAELRGDTVHLTAAPLQPATEYAADYFVLACDVPGLKNILAHSEISDQALVSSVARLGVADPYIVWRIWLDRELRPQYVPFYTVSGYRYVDSIAIYSQLQPAYEDWARRRRGAVVELHAYAVEAHNLLPEAEIKRLMRAELDELIPELQGAGVIHDIYMMQENFPRWAPGDHAGRPGVATPFDNLFLAGDFVRLEVPANLMEAATMTGRMAANRVLAAEHLRENPIPAVALVGPLTTGT
- a CDS encoding methyltransferase; translation: MDPMQYIEPAVVPGGWVAGWHRRWLDLRNRLLASSRFQRWVAGFPLTRPLARRRARHLFDLCAGFVYSQILFACIELDLFDLLAEGPLSVCDLAGRLGLPEPATRRLLKSAESLELVERTAADHYALGELGAALRGNPGIVEMVRHHAMLYRDLADPVGLLRDRRSTHLGAYWAYADSAAPECLETGSTRDYTALMSDSQGLVSSDILDSYSMERHRRLLDLGGGNGTFLAAVAARWPHLDLRLFDLPAVVEQARERLAREGLAARTQAIGGDLFRDTLPSGADLITLVRVVHDHDDGPVMGLLRAARQALPDDGTLLLAEPMAGTPGAEPIGEAYFGFYLWAMGSGRPRTCQELTAMLHQAGFSSVREVSTRRPLLMRLLVARA